The Snodgrassella alvi wkB2 genome window below encodes:
- a CDS encoding SHOCT domain-containing protein, whose protein sequence is MDKSSVTEELEALFDLLEKGAITKEEYEAQKALLLSNQEQQPINTNTSFPESVESQDESIPVFIEQPAQIQNQQSHSNSVKIILIIMIGIIILVAMFFIFFSNRANTPPVNDQSTLSASMASSVITVNAQQPSDTTSEADTDETGLNLNKKTPEELNKLLIKFQQERTNAVANLRSVWAGLDPDFKATVQQEQKDWDSTALAANCSLSGYSTPLAQQVAKQYCETMMLNSRAQSLLDEQASSLADIKQEKTAQMDKMATDALKRVNITWSTIPEDIQQNLNQTFEQWSDEVNQYCLSRPTAQNLTETQINYDNCVIKKSESKIKELNGYKI, encoded by the coding sequence ATGGATAAATCTTCTGTAACTGAAGAATTGGAAGCATTATTTGATTTGCTTGAAAAAGGAGCGATTACTAAAGAAGAGTATGAAGCTCAAAAAGCTTTACTCTTATCAAATCAAGAGCAACAGCCTATAAATACAAATACATCCTTCCCAGAATCTGTAGAATCTCAGGATGAATCAATCCCAGTATTTATAGAACAGCCTGCTCAAATTCAAAATCAGCAATCTCACAGTAACAGTGTCAAGATTATTTTAATTATCATGATTGGAATAATTATACTTGTAGCAATGTTTTTTATTTTCTTCAGCAATAGAGCAAATACCCCCCCTGTTAATGACCAGAGTACTCTTTCAGCCAGTATGGCCAGTAGTGTTATCACAGTGAATGCCCAGCAACCCAGTGATACAACCTCGGAAGCAGACACAGATGAAACAGGTTTGAATCTTAATAAAAAAACGCCAGAAGAACTCAATAAACTATTGATTAAATTTCAGCAAGAGCGTACTAATGCAGTAGCTAATTTACGCTCTGTATGGGCTGGTCTTGATCCTGATTTCAAAGCAACAGTGCAGCAAGAACAGAAAGATTGGGATAGCACTGCATTAGCAGCTAATTGTTCTTTATCAGGTTACAGCACACCATTAGCACAACAAGTGGCTAAACAGTATTGCGAAACCATGATGCTAAATAGCCGGGCACAAAGTTTACTGGATGAACAAGCTTCCTCTCTGGCTGATATTAAACAGGAAAAAACTGCTCAAATGGATAAAATGGCAACTGACGCATTAAAAAGAGTAAACATAACCTGGTCAACGATTCCGGAAGATATACAACAGAACCTGAATCAGACATTTGAACAGTGGTCTGATGAGGTAAACCAATATTGCCTTTCCAGACCAACAGCCCAGAATCTTACTGAAACTCAAATAAATTATGATAATTGTGTCATTAAAAAGTCTGAAAGCAAAATCAAAGAACTAAATGGCTATAAAATCTAG
- a CDS encoding S24 family peptidase, whose amino-acid sequence MVEISEEWVRKNIGNDYKNTFIITATDDSMYPTFSNGDLLFVNVAIKCHRGDGVYLIATPKSLLVKRIQATICGDLKIISDNKNYAQETISPAKLKSIHIYGKIEAAFAFKTM is encoded by the coding sequence TTGGTTGAAATTTCAGAAGAATGGGTCAGGAAAAACATAGGTAATGATTATAAAAATACTTTTATAATTACTGCTACAGATGATTCTATGTATCCAACTTTTTCTAATGGGGATTTGTTATTTGTAAATGTTGCAATTAAATGTCATCGTGGCGATGGTGTATATCTGATTGCTACACCGAAGAGCCTGCTTGTTAAGCGTATACAAGCAACGATTTGCGGAGATTTAAAAATAATAAGTGATAACAAAAATTATGCCCAAGAAACCATTTCACCTGCAAAGCTGAAATCTATACATATTTATGGAAAGATTGAGGCTGCTTTTGCATTCAAAACTATGTAA
- the serS gene encoding serine--tRNA ligase → MLDIQLLRQDINSIAEKLQTRGFNLDTETFTRLEQQRKQLQIRTEELQSKRNNLSKQIGALKGQGKHDEANQTMAEVAQIKTELEKVDQDYQTIQNQINNLILTIPNLPHSDVPVGKDENDNIEIRRFGTPRQFNFAIKDHVDLGEQLGLDFKTGSELSGARFSLMRGPIARLHRALAQFMLDTHTQQHGYTEHYTPYIVNPEILLGTGQLPKFAEDMYKVSCGGEENTQEQYLISTAEITLTNTVRERILSKDELPKKLTAHSPCFRSEAGSYGKDTRGLIRQHQFDKVEMVQIQRPENSYAALEEMVGHAEKILQLLELPYRVIVLCTGDMGFSAAKTYDLEVWVPAQNTYREISSCSNCEDFQARRMQARFKDNDGKNQLVHTLNGSGLAVGRALVALLENHQNEDGSINIPEALQPYLGGLSVLRA, encoded by the coding sequence ATGCTAGACATTCAATTACTCCGTCAGGATATTAACAGTATTGCGGAAAAATTACAGACTCGTGGCTTTAATCTGGATACCGAAACTTTCACCAGACTGGAACAACAGCGTAAACAATTACAAATACGCACAGAAGAATTGCAGTCTAAACGCAATAATCTGTCTAAGCAGATTGGTGCACTAAAAGGTCAGGGCAAACATGATGAAGCTAACCAGACAATGGCTGAAGTTGCCCAAATTAAGACAGAACTGGAAAAGGTTGATCAAGACTACCAAACCATACAAAATCAAATTAATAATTTGATCCTGACAATTCCGAATCTACCACATAGTGACGTTCCTGTGGGCAAAGATGAGAATGACAACATCGAAATCCGCCGATTCGGTACGCCAAGACAATTTAATTTTGCAATTAAGGATCATGTTGATTTAGGTGAACAGCTAGGCTTAGATTTCAAAACCGGCTCTGAACTATCCGGAGCAAGATTCTCATTAATGCGGGGTCCGATAGCTCGCCTGCATCGTGCACTGGCACAATTTATGCTTGATACCCATACTCAGCAGCATGGTTATACAGAACATTACACCCCTTATATTGTTAATCCTGAAATTCTGTTAGGTACCGGTCAATTACCTAAGTTTGCTGAAGATATGTATAAAGTAAGCTGCGGAGGCGAAGAAAATACACAGGAACAATATCTGATATCAACCGCAGAAATTACCCTGACTAATACCGTGCGTGAACGTATTCTGAGCAAGGATGAATTACCTAAAAAACTCACCGCACACTCACCATGTTTCCGTTCTGAGGCCGGTTCTTACGGTAAAGATACACGCGGACTGATTCGGCAGCATCAGTTTGACAAAGTAGAAATGGTGCAGATTCAGCGACCGGAAAATTCTTATGCTGCTCTGGAAGAAATGGTTGGCCACGCTGAAAAGATTCTTCAGCTTTTGGAATTACCATATCGGGTAATTGTCCTCTGCACAGGTGATATGGGATTTAGTGCCGCTAAAACCTATGATTTAGAGGTATGGGTACCTGCGCAAAACACTTATCGGGAAATTTCCAGCTGCTCAAATTGCGAAGATTTCCAGGCACGGCGTATGCAAGCAAGATTTAAAGATAATGATGGCAAAAATCAGCTGGTGCATACATTAAATGGTTCAGGTCTGGCAGTTGGCAGAGCTTTGGTAGCATTACTGGAAAATCACCAGAATGAGGATGGAAGCATTAATATTCCAGAGGCTTTACAGCCTTATCTGGGTGGATTAAGCGTATTACGCGCATAA
- the trpD gene encoding anthranilate phosphoribosyltransferase: MITPQQALNRLLDNNELFYDEMTDLMRQIMNGEVAPEVIAAILIGLRIKVESVSEIAAAATVMREFSTKVPVQQREHLVDIVGTGGDNAHTFNISTTSMFVVAAAGAKVAKHGGRSVSSSSGSADIIEAMGAALELAPEQVGECIDQLGVGFMYAPNHHNSMRYVAPVRRALGVRTVFNILGPLTNPATASNQVLGVFHIDLVGILSRVLKQLGSKHVLVVHGSDGLDEITLTGTTRIAELKNGTIMEYDIHPAQFDMPVIEDLKPLKVANSEESLHIMNSVLNGEKGPCRDIVVLNAAAAIYAADITSSLEEGVDLAITAIDSGKAKAKQIEFIQKTQQLANLSNS; encoded by the coding sequence ATGATAACGCCGCAACAGGCACTTAATCGTTTACTGGACAACAATGAATTATTCTATGATGAAATGACAGATTTAATGCGCCAGATAATGAACGGAGAAGTGGCGCCTGAAGTCATAGCTGCTATTTTAATCGGATTACGTATTAAAGTAGAAAGCGTATCGGAAATCGCGGCTGCGGCAACCGTTATGCGCGAATTCTCAACTAAGGTACCTGTACAGCAGCGTGAACATCTAGTCGATATCGTTGGGACGGGTGGAGACAACGCACATACATTCAACATATCTACAACCAGCATGTTTGTAGTTGCAGCAGCAGGAGCAAAAGTAGCCAAACATGGAGGACGTTCCGTATCTTCTTCAAGTGGCTCTGCTGACATCATTGAAGCCATGGGTGCTGCACTGGAATTAGCTCCTGAACAAGTAGGAGAGTGTATCGATCAGCTTGGTGTCGGATTTATGTATGCGCCAAATCATCATAACAGCATGCGTTATGTAGCTCCCGTACGTCGGGCATTAGGCGTACGTACAGTCTTTAATATACTAGGACCATTAACCAATCCGGCAACAGCATCCAACCAGGTTTTAGGGGTATTCCATATTGATCTGGTCGGGATTTTATCTCGTGTGCTGAAACAGCTTGGCAGCAAACATGTTTTAGTTGTTCATGGAAGTGACGGACTGGATGAAATTACACTTACCGGCACAACCCGCATAGCTGAATTAAAAAATGGCACTATCATGGAATACGATATCCATCCGGCTCAGTTTGACATGCCGGTAATTGAAGACTTAAAACCTTTAAAAGTGGCCAATAGTGAAGAATCGCTGCATATCATGAATAGCGTATTAAACGGAGAAAAAGGACCTTGCCGTGATATAGTCGTGCTCAATGCAGCTGCTGCAATCTATGCGGCAGACATAACTTCTTCATTAGAAGAGGGTGTTGATTTAGCCATTACCGCCATAGATTCTGGTAAGGCAAAAGCGAAACAAATAGAATTTATCCAAAAAACACAACAATTGGCTAACCTGTCAAATAGCTAA
- a CDS encoding anthranilate synthase component II, protein MLLFIDNYDSFTFNIVQYLGELGENVIVKHNDEITLQDISRLAPDKIVIGPGPCTPREAGISVDTIKHFALTIPILGICLGHQSIAYAFGGNIIRAKKVMHGKISPVYHHNNSLFNNLPNPVNCTRYHSLVIEKETLPDCLEITAWTDDNEIMGIRHKTLPVEGVQFHPEGLLTENGYAMLHNFLQQHN, encoded by the coding sequence ATGCTTTTGTTTATAGATAATTATGATAGCTTTACCTTTAACATAGTGCAATACCTTGGCGAACTGGGCGAAAACGTAATTGTTAAACATAATGATGAAATTACACTGCAAGATATTAGCAGACTGGCCCCGGATAAAATTGTCATCGGTCCGGGTCCATGCACACCCAGAGAAGCTGGTATTTCTGTAGACACAATTAAACATTTTGCGCTCACAATACCGATACTGGGTATTTGTCTGGGACATCAGAGTATAGCTTATGCTTTTGGCGGAAATATAATACGTGCCAAAAAAGTTATGCATGGTAAAATTTCACCTGTTTACCATCACAATAACTCCCTCTTCAATAACCTGCCTAATCCGGTAAATTGTACCCGATACCATAGTCTGGTTATAGAAAAAGAAACTTTACCCGATTGTCTCGAAATAACCGCATGGACTGATGACAACGAAATTATGGGTATCAGACATAAAACTCTGCCTGTCGAAGGTGTTCAGTTTCATCCTGAAGGATTGCTTACCGAAAATGGTTATGCAATGTTGCACAATTTTCTGCAACAGCATAACTAA
- a CDS encoding phospholipase D family protein, translating to MGSKYINRICTWCLKLGLISILAACQNLPSQQGRSIETHITADTPSSLAYANASLVSEHKGLSGLYPLDDGHEAFAARIALVRAAEHSLDVQYYIWRNDTSGQLLFHELVLAAQRGVHVRLLLDDNNTVGLDNILKALNQEPNIEIRLFNPFMHRHWRALSYMTDFARLNRRMHNKSITADNQATILGGRNIGDEYFDMGKGTLFVDLDILAIGPIVNQVSNNFDRYWNSASSYPLNGIVHPRHIKLQASMPIFKHRSFNHLRANSYDNAYNRDNFANRLLDGSLDYQWAHLILVSDNPDKALPKNRRKVEATQSDNNLLIEPDTEQPPVIKYQKASLTLNALAASVVEPQKDLLVITPYFVPTQTGLEYLQKLREEGVKIRILTNSLAATDVAAVHSGYSHYRTPLLKEGVEIYELKNQGFLKGPRDRAFTGNSESSLHAKTFTIDGQQLYIGSLNFDPRSARLNTEMGVVIQSPEMAQFMNQAINEALPYVTYQVKLTPQGKLEWTETNDKNQTKVYHHEPDTTFWQRVWVKMLSLLPLESLL from the coding sequence ATGGGAAGTAAATATATAAATCGTATCTGTACATGGTGCCTGAAACTGGGTCTGATCTCTATTCTGGCGGCCTGCCAAAACCTGCCTTCACAACAGGGGCGTAGTATTGAAACACATATTACTGCCGACACCCCATCTTCTCTTGCCTATGCTAATGCTTCACTCGTGTCTGAACATAAAGGTTTATCCGGTCTTTATCCGCTTGATGACGGACATGAAGCATTCGCCGCACGGATAGCTCTGGTTCGTGCCGCAGAACACAGTCTGGATGTACAGTACTATATCTGGCGTAACGATACGTCCGGTCAGTTACTTTTTCATGAATTAGTTTTAGCTGCTCAGCGCGGTGTACATGTTCGCTTACTGCTTGATGACAATAATACTGTCGGCCTTGATAATATATTAAAAGCACTTAATCAAGAACCCAACATCGAAATCAGATTATTTAACCCTTTTATGCACCGGCACTGGCGCGCTTTAAGCTACATGACAGATTTTGCCCGCCTGAACCGGCGTATGCATAATAAATCTATCACAGCTGATAATCAGGCCACTATTCTAGGCGGACGGAATATTGGTGATGAATATTTTGATATGGGTAAAGGCACACTTTTTGTAGATTTAGATATTCTCGCCATAGGACCTATTGTTAATCAGGTTTCAAACAATTTTGACCGCTACTGGAACAGCGCTTCGTCATATCCCTTAAACGGTATAGTTCACCCCCGCCATATTAAATTACAGGCAAGTATGCCTATATTTAAACATCGCAGTTTCAATCATCTACGTGCCAATAGTTATGATAATGCCTATAATCGTGACAATTTTGCCAACCGATTATTAGACGGATCACTGGATTATCAATGGGCACACCTGATATTGGTAAGTGACAATCCTGATAAAGCTCTGCCCAAAAACAGGAGAAAAGTAGAAGCCACCCAGTCTGATAATAATCTTTTAATTGAACCAGATACAGAACAACCACCAGTAATTAAATATCAAAAAGCCAGTTTAACTCTGAACGCACTTGCTGCATCTGTTGTTGAACCACAAAAAGATTTACTGGTTATCACTCCGTATTTTGTACCCACACAGACGGGTCTTGAATATCTGCAAAAATTACGAGAAGAGGGTGTGAAGATACGTATTCTCACCAACTCCTTAGCAGCAACCGATGTGGCAGCAGTACATTCTGGTTATTCTCACTATAGAACACCGCTGTTAAAAGAAGGAGTAGAAATTTATGAACTCAAAAATCAGGGCTTTTTAAAAGGACCTCGTGACCGTGCATTTACAGGTAATTCCGAATCAAGCTTGCATGCTAAAACTTTTACCATTGACGGACAACAACTATATATCGGTTCATTAAACTTTGATCCACGTTCGGCACGACTCAATACAGAAATGGGGGTCGTAATACAGTCTCCGGAAATGGCACAATTTATGAATCAAGCGATTAATGAAGCATTGCCATATGTTACTTATCAGGTAAAACTAACACCACAAGGCAAGCTGGAATGGACAGAAACCAACGACAAAAATCAAACAAAGGTTTATCATCATGAACCGGATACCACTTTTTGGCAGCGTGTCTGGGTAAAAATGCTCTCCTTACTCCCACTGGAGAGCTTACTTTAA
- the ubiD gene encoding 4-hydroxy-3-polyprenylbenzoate decarboxylase produces MKYRDLREFIAVLEQQQLLKRIQTSVSPHLEITEIADRVLQKQGPALLFENTINQTGTTYQFPVLANLFGTPERVAMGMGADDTSQLREIGKTLAYLKEPDPPKGFKDAFSKLPLLKDLWSMAPHIVKKAPCQEIILEGDKVDLTQLPIQKCWPEDAAPLITWGLTVTRGPEKKRQNLGIYRQQLLKKNKLIMRWLAHRGGALDFQAFKQKYPNKPYPVSVILGCDPATILGAVTPVPDSLSEYQFAGLLRGSRTELVKCIGNDLHVPARAEIILEGVIYPNETALEGPYGDHTGYYNEQDDFPVFTVERITMRENAIYHSTYTGKPPDEPAILGVALNEVFIPLLQKQFPEIIDFYLPPEGCSYRMAVVSIKKQYAGHAKRVMMGCWSYLRQFMYTKYIIVVDNDINIRDWKEVIWAITTRMDPVRDTTLIDHTPIDYLDFASPISGLGGKMGLDATNKWPGETNREWGKVIHKDPATIAKVDAIWQDLGL; encoded by the coding sequence ATGAAATATCGTGACTTGCGGGAATTCATTGCTGTTCTTGAGCAGCAGCAATTATTAAAGCGGATTCAAACATCAGTTTCTCCACATTTGGAAATAACAGAAATTGCTGATCGTGTATTACAAAAGCAGGGACCGGCATTATTATTTGAAAATACTATAAATCAGACAGGAACAACATACCAGTTTCCTGTTCTGGCTAATCTTTTTGGTACTCCGGAACGTGTTGCCATGGGAATGGGGGCAGACGATACCAGTCAATTACGTGAAATAGGTAAAACACTGGCTTACCTGAAAGAGCCGGATCCTCCTAAAGGATTCAAAGATGCTTTTTCCAAATTACCTTTACTCAAAGATTTATGGAGCATGGCTCCGCATATCGTCAAAAAAGCACCTTGTCAGGAAATTATTCTAGAAGGAGATAAAGTAGATTTAACACAATTGCCAATTCAAAAATGCTGGCCGGAAGATGCGGCTCCGCTAATTACCTGGGGCTTAACAGTTACACGCGGGCCAGAAAAAAAACGACAGAATCTAGGCATTTACCGACAGCAACTACTGAAAAAAAACAAACTAATCATGCGCTGGCTTGCTCATCGTGGCGGTGCTCTGGATTTTCAGGCTTTTAAACAAAAATATCCAAACAAACCTTATCCTGTATCAGTCATACTGGGTTGTGATCCTGCTACCATCCTCGGAGCAGTCACCCCGGTACCAGACAGTCTCAGTGAATATCAGTTTGCCGGTTTATTAAGAGGATCGCGTACTGAGCTGGTTAAATGTATCGGAAATGATTTGCATGTTCCTGCCCGGGCAGAAATCATTCTTGAAGGAGTTATTTATCCGAACGAGACTGCACTGGAAGGTCCTTATGGAGACCATACCGGTTATTATAATGAACAGGATGATTTCCCGGTATTTACCGTAGAACGCATTACCATGCGCGAAAATGCCATTTATCACAGCACTTATACCGGTAAACCGCCTGATGAACCGGCAATTCTGGGAGTCGCACTGAATGAAGTGTTTATCCCATTATTACAAAAACAATTTCCAGAAATTATTGATTTCTATCTGCCTCCGGAAGGTTGTTCATATCGCATGGCCGTTGTCAGCATAAAGAAACAATATGCCGGACATGCCAAAAGAGTAATGATGGGTTGCTGGAGCTACCTGCGTCAGTTTATGTATACTAAATATATTATTGTAGTAGATAATGACATTAATATAAGAGACTGGAAAGAGGTTATCTGGGCAATTACCACACGTATGGATCCGGTGCGGGATACAACACTAATCGATCATACACCGATTGATTATCTGGATTTTGCCAGTCCGATTAGCGGACTTGGCGGGAAAATGGGGCTGGATGCAACCAATAAATGGCCCGGAGAGACAAACCGTGAATGGGGTAAAGTAATACACAAGGATCCGGCAACCATAGCTAAAGTTGACGCCATATGGCAAGATTTAGGTTTATAG
- the pth gene encoding aminoacyl-tRNA hydrolase gives MSHIRLIVGLGNPGTEYEHTRHNIGFDFVDELARLWKISLKEEKKFFGQVAKVNLPENEIWLLKPSTYMNKSGTSVQSIAKFFKISPEEILVIHDELDIPCGQIRFKKGGGNGGHNGLKDIQAWLGTADFYRLRLGIGHPGDRNLVVHYVLHKPLAEEKVLIDEALHKSLNAIPLLLKGEFGRAQQQLHSK, from the coding sequence ATGTCTCATATCAGGCTAATAGTTGGCTTGGGCAATCCGGGCACAGAATATGAACATACACGGCATAATATAGGTTTTGATTTCGTTGATGAACTTGCTAGGTTATGGAAAATCAGCTTAAAAGAAGAAAAAAAATTTTTTGGACAAGTAGCAAAAGTTAACTTACCCGAAAATGAAATCTGGCTGCTTAAACCTTCCACATACATGAACAAATCAGGCACATCCGTGCAATCTATAGCCAAATTCTTCAAAATATCACCTGAGGAAATACTGGTAATTCATGATGAGCTAGATATTCCTTGCGGCCAGATCAGGTTTAAAAAAGGTGGAGGAAATGGCGGTCATAACGGACTAAAAGATATACAGGCCTGGCTGGGCACCGCAGATTTTTACCGGCTACGACTAGGAATTGGTCATCCGGGTGATCGTAATCTTGTTGTCCATTATGTATTGCATAAACCATTGGCTGAAGAAAAAGTTTTGATAGACGAAGCTTTACACAAATCTCTAAATGCTATACCCCTGCTGTTAAAAGGAGAATTCGGCAGGGCGCAGCAACAATTACACAGCAAGTAA
- a CDS encoding RnfH family protein, with translation MMTEIIVEAVYATTDYQHLWQGKVPAGSSARQVLLQSDLPEKFPQTDFYAAPIGIFGKKVNDDYILSNWDRIEVYRPLLIDPKENRRRRAKQKE, from the coding sequence ATGATGACTGAAATTATTGTTGAAGCAGTATATGCCACCACTGATTATCAGCATCTCTGGCAGGGAAAAGTTCCGGCAGGAAGCAGTGCACGTCAGGTATTATTACAGTCAGATTTACCAGAAAAATTTCCACAAACTGATTTCTATGCAGCACCCATTGGTATATTCGGTAAAAAAGTTAATGATGATTATATATTATCCAATTGGGATCGAATTGAAGTTTACCGACCGTTACTGATTGATCCGAAAGAAAACCGGCGACGGCGTGCAAAGCAAAAAGAATAG
- a CDS encoding type II toxin-antitoxin system RatA family toxin has product MKTVEKSVLVLHSAEHIFDLVNTVEDYPKFLPWCNRTDILKRDEQSLEAVLYMDYMKIRQSFATRNINQRPNKIQMSLLNGPFRKLEGIWQFTPIDDLGCKIDFRLEYEFSNAVLSALIGPVFNIIATTLVDAFIKEADRRYDD; this is encoded by the coding sequence ATGAAAACAGTTGAAAAAAGCGTTTTAGTACTACATAGTGCCGAACACATATTTGATCTGGTCAACACAGTTGAAGATTATCCTAAGTTTTTACCCTGGTGTAATCGTACGGATATTCTCAAACGGGATGAACAATCTCTGGAAGCTGTATTGTACATGGACTATATGAAAATACGTCAGTCATTTGCTACCAGAAACATTAATCAAAGACCAAATAAAATCCAGATGAGTTTACTTAATGGTCCTTTTCGCAAACTGGAAGGCATCTGGCAATTTACTCCTATCGATGATCTGGGCTGTAAAATCGATTTTCGTCTGGAATATGAATTCTCCAATGCAGTACTTTCAGCACTAATAGGCCCAGTCTTTAACATTATCGCTACAACATTGGTTGATGCTTTTATTAAGGAAGCAGACAGACGCTATGATGACTGA
- the holA gene encoding DNA polymerase III subunit delta, producing MSNLSVQPLSAAYLIHGEEELLRIEALDTIRSVARSQQYNEREVINIETGFDWASLLSSVHSVGLFADKKLLEIHIPSGKPGKEGAAVLQQLAEQLPENTCLLLILPKLERLQTQSKWFSSWAKNAQIFDAKSINQNALPQWIKNRLAAQNLNIDNDALALFAEKVEGNLLAAKQEIDKLALIHPAGHTVTLDDAQTAVANVARFDIFQLSAAWMSGNSERVLRLLEGLASEGNEPVLLLWVISEDIRTLIRLLAALKQGKSISEMRQSLRLWGEKQTLAPQAARRIGIRRLLEALQVCAYIDRQIKGAEEGNAWAEIKHLFLSLTI from the coding sequence ATGAGTAATTTATCAGTCCAGCCTCTGTCTGCAGCATATCTGATTCACGGTGAAGAAGAATTATTGCGAATAGAGGCTTTAGATACTATCCGTTCAGTTGCACGCAGTCAGCAATATAATGAGCGCGAAGTTATCAATATAGAAACCGGATTCGACTGGGCATCACTTCTGTCCTCAGTTCATTCCGTTGGATTATTTGCTGATAAAAAATTACTGGAAATTCATATTCCCTCTGGTAAACCCGGCAAAGAAGGAGCCGCAGTATTACAACAATTGGCTGAACAATTGCCGGAAAATACTTGCCTGCTTTTAATACTTCCTAAACTTGAACGATTACAAACACAGAGTAAATGGTTTTCAAGCTGGGCAAAAAATGCTCAGATATTTGATGCAAAATCAATTAATCAAAATGCATTACCTCAGTGGATAAAAAATCGGCTGGCGGCTCAGAATCTGAATATCGATAATGATGCACTTGCCCTGTTTGCAGAGAAAGTAGAAGGCAATCTTTTAGCCGCAAAGCAGGAAATCGATAAACTGGCTCTAATTCATCCGGCCGGACATACCGTTACTCTGGATGACGCACAGACAGCAGTAGCCAACGTAGCACGCTTTGATATCTTTCAATTGTCAGCAGCATGGATGAGCGGAAACTCAGAACGCGTATTACGTTTACTGGAAGGTCTTGCATCGGAGGGAAATGAACCGGTACTATTATTATGGGTTATCAGTGAGGATATTCGTACTCTCATACGCTTACTTGCAGCATTAAAGCAAGGTAAATCAATCAGTGAAATGCGTCAGAGCCTGCGTTTATGGGGTGAAAAACAGACTTTAGCACCACAGGCTGCCAGACGTATCGGCATCAGACGTCTTCTTGAAGCTTTACAGGTATGTGCGTATATCGACCGACAAATTAAAGGTGCAGAAGAAGGTAATGCATGGGCAGAAATCAAACATCTTTTTCTGTCTCTGACCATCTGA
- a CDS encoding LPS-assembly lipoprotein LptE, giving the protein MKKWLLLATLFVLTGCGFHLKGTSGFDTPMPYHNWKIEGGSMQRALEIVLRRQPNVIVDTEHPDVVVKVISATQDSSTSAVDLSGGASEYLLTLKVNVQAYHNDQPLGDPIQVTVHRYMDYSDHEVLAKEDEQRMIWHDMRTDAAEQIVRRLAFLPVTTNE; this is encoded by the coding sequence ATGAAAAAATGGCTGCTATTGGCTACTCTGTTTGTATTAACAGGCTGCGGATTCCATCTGAAAGGAACTTCCGGATTCGACACACCCATGCCATACCATAATTGGAAGATTGAAGGCGGTAGTATGCAGCGGGCTCTGGAAATCGTATTGCGGCGGCAGCCTAATGTAATTGTGGATACTGAACATCCAGATGTAGTGGTAAAAGTCATTTCAGCGACACAGGATTCTTCTACATCAGCAGTAGATTTATCTGGCGGAGCCAGTGAATATCTGCTCACACTGAAAGTGAATGTACAAGCCTATCATAATGATCAGCCACTAGGCGATCCGATACAAGTCACAGTACACCGTTATATGGATTATTCTGATCATGAGGTACTGGCCAAAGAAGATGAACAACGTATGATTTGGCATGATATGCGTACCGATGCTGCAGAACAAATTGTACGTCGCCTGGCTTTTCTGCCTGTAACTACTAACGAATGA